From a region of the Teredinibacter turnerae genome:
- a CDS encoding catalase family peroxidase, whose protein sequence is MSSDNAQPSKPSRPWLLFVCLPLPALGLLAIFALLGGAFTPDRPTPQKFVNQLETNGGVHTGYRRNHAKGACVMGYFEGSGEAAFLAATPLLEHQHFSQVIGRVSLPGGNPHLADDKAPLLSMALQLRDEEGEEWRTAMLSAPVFPVATPAAFLAQLQAAAPDPATGKPDPQKLQAFFAAHPETKNFLTWKAQAPKPESFALTRFNSLNSFNLSNRQGKIKTVRWSFINRANTAEREPQKASLEGENHLYQDLASRLAEGKVQWNLQFQIAAPEDPVNDATQPWPPERKTVTAGQLVITSMQAEDEGACRDINYDPTVLPTGFAPSADPLLSARSAVYANASRRRWQEQSHRPQAAGTIENHSSAFSPNQNSGVTVTATSEGSHHE, encoded by the coding sequence ATGTCATCAGACAACGCTCAACCGTCCAAGCCGTCGCGGCCTTGGTTGTTATTCGTGTGTTTGCCGCTGCCCGCGCTGGGCCTGTTAGCGATATTTGCACTCCTAGGTGGTGCCTTTACTCCAGACCGCCCCACACCACAAAAGTTTGTAAATCAATTGGAGACCAACGGCGGGGTGCACACCGGCTACCGGCGCAATCATGCTAAAGGCGCCTGTGTGATGGGCTATTTTGAAGGGTCTGGCGAGGCCGCATTTTTGGCGGCAACGCCACTGCTCGAGCACCAGCACTTCAGCCAGGTGATTGGCCGCGTATCACTGCCCGGCGGCAACCCGCATCTGGCAGACGACAAAGCGCCCTTGCTAAGCATGGCGTTGCAATTGCGCGACGAAGAGGGGGAAGAATGGCGTACGGCAATGTTGTCTGCTCCTGTATTTCCGGTGGCGACGCCTGCGGCGTTTCTTGCTCAATTGCAGGCAGCAGCGCCAGACCCAGCCACGGGTAAACCAGATCCGCAAAAATTACAGGCGTTTTTTGCCGCTCACCCGGAAACAAAAAACTTCCTCACCTGGAAAGCGCAAGCGCCCAAACCGGAAAGCTTTGCGCTCACCCGTTTCAATAGCCTGAACAGTTTTAACCTAAGCAACAGGCAGGGGAAAATAAAAACCGTTCGTTGGTCCTTTATTAATAGAGCTAATACAGCCGAGCGCGAACCCCAAAAAGCAAGCCTGGAAGGTGAAAACCATTTGTATCAGGATTTAGCCAGCCGCCTGGCAGAAGGGAAAGTACAGTGGAATTTACAGTTCCAAATTGCAGCGCCGGAAGACCCGGTAAATGATGCTACCCAGCCCTGGCCCCCTGAACGTAAAACGGTGACCGCAGGGCAATTGGTTATAACAAGCATGCAGGCCGAAGACGAAGGCGCCTGTCGGGATATTAATTACGACCCCACCGTGTTGCCCACCGGATTCGCGCCCTCGGCAGACCCGCTGCTAAGCGCCCGTTCTGCGGTTTATGCCAACGCTTCACGTCGCCGCTGGCAGGAACAAAGCCATCGCCCGCAAGCGGCGGGCACGATAGAAAATCACAGCAGTGCATTTTCACCCAACCAAAACTCCGGCGTGACGGTTACAGCCACCAGCGAGGGCAGCCACCATGAATAA
- a CDS encoding cytochrome b, giving the protein MNKSNSFHWSQKLLHWLMAILVIAMLLMGIGLTHSVSERHTLLLAYHKPLGMLIFALVIVRLLVRWRLGAPALPATLAKPQQLAARLSHWLLYALLIAQPLCGIVMVWCGSYPLPGANHAALPYPQTYALLRTLHSVLAYSLLGLIALHLTAALVHGLIYRDGVMRSMGIGGKRRFM; this is encoded by the coding sequence ATGAATAAATCCAACAGCTTTCACTGGTCGCAAAAATTATTGCATTGGCTGATGGCGATTCTGGTTATCGCGATGCTACTTATGGGCATCGGTTTAACCCACTCTGTGTCCGAACGGCATACGCTTTTATTGGCGTACCATAAACCGCTGGGCATGCTGATTTTTGCCCTGGTCATTGTTCGCCTGCTGGTGCGCTGGCGTTTAGGCGCCCCAGCGCTACCCGCAACACTAGCGAAGCCACAACAACTCGCGGCGCGCTTGTCGCACTGGTTACTCTACGCCCTGTTAATTGCGCAGCCCCTGTGCGGAATAGTCATGGTGTGGTGCGGAAGCTACCCTCTTCCCGGCGCAAACCACGCGGCCCTGCCATACCCACAAACCTACGCACTGTTGCGCACACTGCACAGCGTATTGGCGTACAGCCTGCTCGGGTTAATCGCGCTGCATTTGACAGCGGCATTAGTGCACGGGTTAATTTATCGGGATGGGGTAATGCGGTCGATGGGGATTGGTGGCAAGAGGCGCTTTATGTGA
- a CDS encoding CRISPR system precrRNA processing endoribonuclease RAMP protein Cas6, with product MGDSLLPLQHLLPLRSVVVCLQCVTACELSFFHQPAMSAFLRNLLDHPDQFDQFLLADTPESGRLFYNEGDLYRFTVLALAGGEVLLARLLARLRNLPAAAIAARCSGAFADNWRCAGFTDGFNQQPIAEVAELSEYTHEVLLQETAPWLAQPVFAWHWSSPVRLLKEKSQRGNARGEHRYCRTPADLSVALLLSRLFDALAQLLRNRAIAIQHRPAPPAAAFTDCDLFWVDAQYRHADGEANVMGGMLGVAGWPNSAALAPWWPLLVLGQYVGIGQRRSFGWGRYELLTAEAGVSYRRSLPAAPLLARAMAIDNLWQAYCEVANKTPGSGANAIAAPRTGKLQLPPAPPVPGQPGDYPPELWPRARVQDHLHTLASVVLNQQYSVPPLQGWRTWHADGRESVAMAPPFWDRVLQQAVKQLLESLLASLQVPAHKTVPQQSPQQIAKNGIKSADRKARQQALQQGYRWAFRATPDDLLLSANRQRAYDRLRALCYDDPLLDLIADWLAAPVALEGSECQRAGLPVGSPLSPLLADLLLDDFGRDMAAAGFYLLRTSHEMTVLSRSQQHAQHTAAVAYDAVQRREPAREPDSEHGVNFSGYVFANNPPANAEAQISRKTDAHYPANATAEFLTKAAHNPPPNAFTPAVDCTAWLARVSARPLRKLKPEDEPSAY from the coding sequence ATGGGCGATTCGCTGCTGCCGTTACAGCACTTACTGCCGTTGCGCAGTGTGGTGGTTTGCTTGCAGTGTGTAACTGCGTGCGAGTTAAGTTTTTTCCATCAGCCCGCCATGAGCGCATTCCTGCGCAATTTACTGGATCACCCGGATCAGTTCGATCAGTTCCTGCTTGCCGATACGCCCGAAAGCGGCCGTCTCTTTTATAACGAAGGTGATTTGTACCGATTTACCGTGCTTGCACTGGCCGGTGGCGAGGTGCTGTTGGCGCGCCTGCTGGCCCGTTTGCGCAATTTACCTGCGGCGGCAATTGCAGCCAGGTGCAGCGGCGCGTTTGCCGATAATTGGCGTTGCGCGGGCTTTACTGATGGCTTTAACCAGCAACCCATTGCCGAGGTTGCCGAGCTGAGTGAATACACCCACGAGGTGTTGTTGCAGGAAACCGCGCCCTGGTTAGCGCAACCGGTGTTTGCCTGGCACTGGTCGTCGCCGGTGCGGCTGTTGAAAGAAAAATCGCAGCGCGGCAATGCCCGCGGTGAGCACCGCTATTGCCGCACCCCGGCGGACCTAAGTGTAGCGCTGCTGCTGAGCCGCCTGTTCGATGCGCTCGCCCAGTTGTTGCGCAACCGCGCGATTGCCATTCAACACCGCCCCGCGCCGCCCGCGGCTGCCTTTACCGACTGCGATCTGTTCTGGGTGGATGCGCAATACCGCCATGCCGATGGCGAAGCCAATGTCATGGGTGGCATGCTGGGTGTTGCGGGCTGGCCGAACAGCGCGGCCCTGGCGCCCTGGTGGCCACTGCTGGTGCTGGGGCAATATGTGGGTATTGGCCAGCGCCGCAGTTTTGGCTGGGGCCGGTACGAACTATTAACGGCCGAAGCGGGGGTGTCTTATCGCCGCAGCTTGCCCGCCGCGCCCCTGTTGGCCCGCGCTATGGCCATCGATAATCTCTGGCAGGCCTACTGCGAGGTGGCGAACAAAACACCGGGTTCCGGCGCGAATGCCATTGCCGCGCCGCGCACGGGCAAACTCCAGCTACCCCCCGCGCCGCCGGTGCCCGGGCAACCCGGCGATTACCCACCGGAGCTGTGGCCGCGCGCTCGCGTGCAAGACCATCTGCACACCCTCGCCAGTGTGGTGCTCAACCAGCAATACAGTGTGCCGCCGTTGCAGGGCTGGCGCACTTGGCATGCAGATGGCCGCGAGAGCGTTGCGATGGCGCCCCCATTTTGGGACCGCGTTCTCCAGCAGGCGGTAAAACAGCTATTGGAATCACTATTGGCGTCGTTGCAGGTGCCTGCCCATAAAACTGTGCCGCAGCAGAGCCCGCAACAAATCGCGAAAAACGGGATAAAAAGCGCCGACAGAAAAGCCCGCCAGCAGGCGCTGCAACAAGGCTACCGCTGGGCATTCAGGGCCACGCCAGACGATTTGCTGTTAAGCGCAAATCGCCAACGGGCTTACGACCGTTTGCGGGCACTGTGTTACGACGACCCGCTGCTGGACCTGATTGCCGACTGGCTCGCCGCGCCCGTCGCGCTGGAGGGTAGCGAGTGTCAACGCGCTGGCCTGCCAGTGGGGTCGCCCTTAAGCCCGCTGCTTGCGGATTTATTACTGGATGATTTCGGCCGCGATATGGCCGCCGCCGGTTTTTACCTGCTGCGCACATCGCACGAGATGACCGTGCTAAGCCGCTCGCAACAACACGCCCAACACACCGCAGCGGTCGCCTATGATGCGGTGCAAAGGCGAGAACCCGCGCGGGAACCAGATAGCGAGCACGGGGTGAATTTCTCCGGTTATGTTTTTGCGAATAACCCACCCGCAAACGCAGAAGCGCAAATATCCCGGAAAACAGATGCACATTACCCAGCAAATGCCACAGCCGAATTTTTAACGAAAGCGGCACACAACCCGCCACCGAACGCATTTACACCCGCAGTGGACTGCACCGCCTGGCTGGCTCGCGTATCCGCCCGGCCACTACGGAAATTAAAACCGGAAGACGAGCCCAGCGCCTATTAA
- a CDS encoding HAMP domain-containing methyl-accepting chemotaxis protein, protein MMNRISLKALVISAFVAFLIMNAFTSFMGITSLADMSSRVHHLVESSAEKIKIAARMRQELLMLQRSEQRIIIETESAKMQQIHDNMLDIRAQMKEKYDRLNKITESERKGILEEFNRTLKLFYETQDEVVRLAMLNSNVRAKELSGNQARTSFDNAQSAMTKLVDYLDREMRTTNSVANARSAAAKVKLSTTINRDLAAVLSGEKEIIIAATTAEMEEIAKNIDPYIESLTSLATELEETASPQEITLVKAFEENFASYLRFHNQVRQISFENGNAKALALSESQGAKLMKDAEVALTEVINEADSDMISDQDASNASYTTARNILIAIFVVSLCLSVAIGLIVIHRIDLVSRVTARIGQGDLTAEFDPNANKNDIYGVLAAMNDNVKGIVGEIISAAENVASGSTQTSATGQQIAQGATEQAASLEEVSSAMEEMASNIAHSADNAQQTEQIARKAAEDAERTGKAVDEAVIAMNDIAEKIGIIEEISRQTNLLALNAAIEAARAGEHGKGFTVVAAEVRKLAERSQKAAGEIVTRAKGSLDVSQQAGDMLRQLLPDIKRTSDLVQEISASTREQDAGAGEINSALQQLDQVVQQSAAAAEEMAATAEELSAQAEQLQSSVSFFKIDNRSRTTPSRKPASPRKPPKGGGTKRAAPEKSKEPESDNSGFDLKLDDDRDEFVRY, encoded by the coding sequence ATGATGAACCGTATCAGCTTGAAAGCTTTAGTTATAAGTGCTTTTGTTGCGTTCCTTATCATGAACGCGTTTACCAGTTTTATGGGGATCACATCGCTTGCCGATATGAGTTCCCGAGTTCACCACTTGGTTGAATCCTCGGCGGAAAAAATTAAAATCGCCGCCAGAATGCGCCAGGAATTATTGATGCTGCAACGCTCCGAGCAGAGGATAATAATTGAAACGGAATCGGCAAAGATGCAGCAGATCCACGATAACATGCTGGATATTCGCGCCCAGATGAAAGAAAAATATGATCGCCTGAATAAAATTACTGAGAGCGAACGCAAGGGCATACTGGAAGAGTTTAACCGCACATTAAAACTGTTCTACGAAACTCAGGATGAAGTGGTGCGCCTGGCGATGCTTAACTCCAATGTGCGCGCGAAAGAACTCAGTGGCAACCAGGCTCGAACCTCATTCGACAATGCACAGTCCGCCATGACCAAGTTGGTCGATTATTTAGACCGGGAAATGCGCACAACCAACTCGGTGGCCAATGCGCGAAGCGCGGCAGCCAAAGTCAAACTCTCCACCACGATCAATCGCGATCTAGCTGCCGTACTCAGTGGCGAAAAAGAAATTATTATCGCGGCAACCACAGCAGAAATGGAGGAAATTGCCAAAAACATCGACCCTTATATTGAATCGCTTACATCGCTAGCGACTGAACTCGAAGAAACCGCCAGCCCACAAGAAATAACATTGGTAAAAGCCTTCGAAGAAAATTTTGCAAGCTATCTACGCTTTCACAATCAGGTTCGCCAAATCAGCTTCGAAAACGGCAATGCAAAGGCGTTAGCGCTCTCAGAATCTCAGGGCGCAAAACTCATGAAGGACGCGGAAGTTGCACTGACAGAAGTGATCAACGAAGCAGATTCGGATATGATTTCGGATCAGGACGCCAGCAATGCCTCTTACACCACCGCGCGTAATATTCTTATCGCTATTTTCGTCGTTTCACTCTGCCTCAGCGTCGCTATTGGTTTAATTGTAATTCATCGAATCGATTTGGTCAGCCGTGTAACCGCTCGCATTGGACAGGGTGATCTGACGGCAGAATTCGACCCCAATGCCAATAAAAATGACATTTACGGCGTTCTGGCCGCAATGAACGATAACGTAAAAGGCATTGTCGGCGAGATTATTTCGGCTGCGGAAAATGTCGCATCGGGCAGTACCCAAACCAGCGCTACGGGCCAGCAGATCGCGCAAGGCGCAACAGAACAGGCGGCATCACTGGAGGAAGTTTCTTCTGCAATGGAGGAAATGGCCTCCAATATTGCGCACAGTGCAGACAATGCACAACAGACCGAGCAAATCGCGCGCAAGGCCGCTGAGGACGCAGAACGTACCGGCAAGGCAGTGGACGAAGCGGTTATTGCAATGAACGATATTGCCGAAAAAATTGGCATTATTGAGGAGATTTCCCGGCAGACAAACTTACTCGCACTTAATGCGGCTATCGAAGCCGCCCGCGCTGGCGAGCACGGCAAAGGCTTTACCGTTGTGGCGGCTGAGGTTCGCAAGCTGGCGGAACGCAGCCAAAAAGCCGCTGGCGAAATTGTCACCCGTGCAAAAGGCAGTCTCGATGTCTCACAACAAGCGGGCGATATGCTCAGGCAGTTGCTGCCAGACATTAAGCGCACATCCGACTTAGTGCAGGAAATCAGCGCGTCTACACGAGAACAGGATGCTGGCGCAGGTGAAATCAACTCTGCACTCCAACAACTGGATCAGGTTGTGCAACAGTCTGCTGCGGCCGCTGAAGAAATGGCCGCAACCGCTGAAGAACTCTCCGCACAGGCAGAACAGCTTCAGTCCTCTGTCAGCTTCTTTAAAATCGACAATAGAAGCCGAACAACCCCAAGCCGAAAGCCCGCAAGTCCTCGCAAACCGCCAAAGGGCGGCGGTACCAAACGCGCTGCACCGGAGAAATCTAAAGAGCCAGAATCCGACAATAGCGGGTTTGACCTTAAACTGGACGACGATCGCGATGAGTTTGTTCGCTACTAG
- a CDS encoding response regulator, with protein MSKNVLVVDDSSSVRQVVGLVLKNAGFDVVEACNGEEALKLLDGRKLHLIVSDLNMPVMDGITFAKQAKEMDDYKFTPILMLTTESDQEKKKQGKEAGIKAWLVKPFQPPLLLSAVSKLT; from the coding sequence ATGAGCAAAAATGTTCTTGTAGTGGACGACTCAAGCTCCGTTCGACAAGTCGTGGGACTCGTACTCAAGAATGCGGGCTTCGATGTGGTCGAGGCCTGTAATGGCGAGGAAGCCCTAAAGCTGCTGGATGGAAGAAAACTGCACCTGATTGTGAGCGATTTGAATATGCCAGTGATGGACGGCATCACCTTCGCTAAACAAGCAAAAGAAATGGACGATTACAAATTCACCCCAATCCTGATGCTGACCACTGAATCCGATCAAGAGAAAAAAAAGCAAGGGAAAGAAGCGGGCATAAAAGCATGGCTGGTGAAGCCGTTTCAACCGCCGCTACTGCTCTCTGCAGTATCCAAACTTACCTGA
- a CDS encoding chemotaxis protein CheA — translation MFGVIATFQNEAREHLQLFEEALLELEDNPHNASCIDQAFRSIHTIKGAGGIVGYRELCNFAHHVENVMDKIRSGKYDISSELISFFLDAKDHIQAMLPNPEPESHLIIEGQQLLEKLYKVLPDEADQHSVSTPFESTAIEQEEKPATKVFRIRFTPDADSFKNGFDVRPLLRELGGLGHCQVTTITHNLPDFNALQPQLSAMRWDLTLLTEQPQSSVDDVFIFVIDDWTLEIEEIDLTDKDAISDKLGELLIARGIISQNQLSDALAEHREVGKILQDQGLVKDDDIKAALAEQQVTRETKKQTGNDNSGETTVRVPADRLDKLMNLVGELVIVQARLNQEATKREDEGVLAISEDLDRLTTELRDNTFSLRMLPIGSTFGRYRRLVRDVSRDLNKKIVLHTEGAETELDKMMIDKLADPLVHLIRNSIDHGIEPPADREAAGKNATGTILLRAQHSDSQVKIEVHDDGRGLDTDIIFSKAVEKGLVAADAQLDNESIFKLIFEPGFSTAKTVSEISGRGVGMDVVKRSIQDLGGKLAVQSELGEGTHFRISLPLTTAIIEGLMVQVSNERYVLPLSVVEECVEIKSSATKTNDRRRLAKVRDQRIPYMRLREWFRLSGIIPDIEQIVIVRLGEERFGFCVDEVIGQYQTVIKRLGKMYENTVGYSGATILGDGSVAIILDPLSLRDALQHEVEILDKAG, via the coding sequence ATGTTCGGGGTCATTGCCACTTTTCAGAACGAAGCGCGGGAGCATCTGCAGCTATTTGAGGAAGCATTGCTGGAGCTGGAAGACAACCCGCACAACGCTAGTTGTATTGATCAAGCCTTTCGCTCCATCCACACGATTAAAGGTGCCGGCGGCATTGTAGGTTACCGGGAGCTTTGCAACTTTGCACATCACGTAGAAAACGTGATGGACAAGATCCGCAGCGGTAAATACGACATTTCATCCGAATTAATTTCGTTTTTCCTGGATGCAAAAGATCACATTCAGGCAATGCTGCCGAATCCTGAACCAGAATCCCACCTGATTATTGAAGGCCAGCAACTGCTGGAAAAACTGTATAAAGTACTGCCGGATGAAGCTGACCAACACAGTGTTAGCACGCCATTTGAAAGTACTGCCATCGAGCAGGAAGAAAAGCCCGCGACCAAGGTTTTTCGGATTCGATTTACACCAGACGCAGATTCATTTAAAAACGGCTTCGACGTTCGCCCGCTGTTGCGTGAATTGGGCGGGCTTGGCCATTGTCAGGTCACCACCATCACGCACAATCTCCCAGACTTTAACGCGCTGCAACCTCAGCTCAGCGCCATGCGTTGGGATCTTACACTGCTTACGGAGCAGCCCCAGAGCAGCGTCGATGACGTGTTCATTTTTGTGATTGATGACTGGACGCTCGAAATTGAAGAAATTGATCTGACCGATAAAGACGCGATCAGCGATAAGCTCGGTGAATTACTGATCGCCAGGGGCATCATCAGCCAGAACCAGCTAAGTGATGCCCTGGCAGAACATCGCGAAGTGGGAAAAATTCTGCAAGACCAAGGGCTGGTAAAGGACGACGATATAAAAGCCGCACTCGCGGAACAACAGGTTACACGCGAAACCAAAAAACAAACTGGAAACGATAATTCAGGCGAAACCACAGTGCGGGTACCCGCAGATCGGCTGGACAAACTGATGAATCTGGTTGGCGAGCTGGTGATTGTGCAAGCCCGCTTAAACCAGGAAGCCACTAAACGCGAAGACGAAGGTGTACTGGCTATTTCTGAGGACCTGGATCGCCTCACAACAGAACTGAGGGACAATACGTTTAGCCTGCGCATGTTACCCATCGGTTCGACCTTCGGCCGCTACCGTCGCCTTGTGCGCGACGTGTCCCGCGATCTCAATAAAAAAATCGTCTTGCATACCGAAGGGGCTGAAACCGAGCTGGATAAGATGATGATCGATAAGCTCGCCGATCCGTTGGTGCACCTTATTCGCAACAGTATCGATCACGGAATCGAACCCCCCGCCGACCGTGAGGCCGCCGGAAAAAATGCCACCGGCACTATATTACTCCGCGCCCAACACAGCGATTCGCAAGTAAAAATCGAAGTACACGACGACGGTCGCGGACTGGACACAGACATCATATTCAGCAAAGCCGTGGAAAAAGGACTGGTTGCGGCCGATGCACAGCTCGACAACGAAAGCATTTTCAAATTGATATTTGAACCGGGTTTTTCTACAGCCAAAACAGTGTCTGAGATTTCTGGCCGCGGCGTCGGCATGGACGTTGTTAAGCGCTCCATTCAGGATTTAGGTGGCAAGTTGGCGGTGCAAAGCGAACTTGGTGAAGGTACCCACTTTCGCATATCGCTGCCGCTTACCACCGCCATCATCGAAGGGCTTATGGTGCAGGTGAGCAACGAACGTTACGTTCTGCCGCTTAGTGTTGTGGAAGAGTGTGTAGAAATTAAATCGAGCGCCACCAAGACGAATGATCGTCGACGGCTCGCAAAAGTACGCGACCAGCGTATTCCCTATATGCGCTTGCGCGAGTGGTTTCGCCTGTCTGGAATCATACCCGATATCGAGCAAATCGTTATTGTTCGTCTCGGAGAAGAGCGCTTTGGATTCTGTGTCGATGAAGTCATTGGTCAATATCAAACGGTAATAAAACGTTTGGGGAAAATGTACGAGAACACCGTTGGCTACAGTGGCGCGACCATTCTTGGCGACGGCAGCGTAGCCATTATTCTGGACCCCCTGTCGTTGCGGGATGCCCTTCAACACGAAGTCGAAATTTTGGATAAAGCCGGGTAG
- a CDS encoding RNA polymerase sigma factor, whose protein sequence is MTPLTDEALNELLPRLRRFAYSLTRDLDSADDLVQASLEKALGAWQQRHAEKDLRAWLFTILYRQFLDFQRRQSRRNALLALFGASPANGDEYEEVSPGADTVFESQQQLAAFSRLPHEQRALLLLVAVEGLSYDAISRQLGIPLGTVMSRISRARAAFKQLTQDQPAPGHARKPSLRVLKND, encoded by the coding sequence ATGACACCCCTGACTGACGAGGCACTGAACGAACTCCTACCCCGCCTGCGTCGCTTCGCCTACTCCCTTACCCGGGATTTAGACAGCGCCGACGATCTGGTCCAGGCCAGCCTTGAAAAAGCCCTGGGCGCGTGGCAACAGCGGCATGCAGAGAAAGATCTACGCGCATGGCTGTTCACTATTTTGTACCGCCAGTTCCTGGACTTTCAGCGCCGACAGAGTCGCCGCAACGCGCTTCTTGCCTTGTTCGGCGCCTCGCCTGCAAACGGCGATGAGTACGAAGAGGTAAGCCCCGGCGCAGATACTGTGTTTGAAAGCCAGCAACAGCTGGCAGCATTCAGCCGCCTGCCGCACGAGCAACGGGCGTTGCTGCTCTTGGTGGCCGTTGAAGGCTTAAGTTACGATGCCATCAGCCGTCAGCTTGGCATTCCGCTGGGTACGGTCATGTCCCGTATTTCCCGCGCCCGCGCCGCTTTTAAGCAACTGACTCAAGACCAGCCCGCACCGGGCCATGCACGCAAACCCTCGTTACGGGTGTTGAAAAATGACTGA
- a CDS encoding anti-sigma factor family protein, which translates to MTEYFPSLQELNAYLDGELDDLQQQKVEDCLQQSAELRAQLDALRAQDRALRLAMQPLAQLPPNPALSLGHIRRNQQQKRWQTLAICAGFLLCFMVGGGSGWYGHQQHLLASEPPMADAMETYRLLVQGVIASPENSAAPALTQTDIDRWFSQNYSQVAVPPELARYGLSAQHVQLIPTVDGPAAFVVYRTEAGQKLMFFARPPGRGLRKFLNSGEREEQGVLARYWSDDQLNYALVCESDFSQLPLVRNLPQRL; encoded by the coding sequence ATGACTGAGTATTTCCCCTCGCTCCAGGAACTGAACGCCTATCTGGACGGCGAACTCGATGATCTTCAGCAGCAAAAAGTTGAAGATTGCCTGCAGCAGTCCGCCGAGCTGCGCGCACAGTTGGACGCGCTTCGCGCACAGGACCGGGCGCTGCGCCTGGCCATGCAACCGCTTGCGCAACTGCCCCCCAACCCCGCGCTGTCACTTGGCCATATTCGCCGCAACCAGCAGCAAAAGCGCTGGCAGACGCTGGCCATATGCGCCGGTTTTTTGCTGTGTTTTATGGTCGGCGGTGGCAGTGGGTGGTACGGTCACCAACAGCACCTGCTCGCCAGCGAGCCACCCATGGCCGATGCTATGGAAACCTACCGCTTGCTGGTACAAGGCGTTATCGCCAGCCCGGAAAACAGCGCAGCTCCGGCATTAACCCAAACCGACATCGACCGCTGGTTTTCTCAGAATTACAGCCAGGTGGCGGTGCCGCCGGAACTTGCACGGTATGGCTTGTCTGCTCAACATGTGCAGCTAATTCCCACAGTCGACGGCCCGGCGGCCTTCGTTGTTTACCGCACCGAAGCCGGGCAAAAACTGATGTTTTTCGCACGCCCGCCCGGCCGGGGGTTGCGCAAGTTCCTCAACAGTGGCGAGCGCGAGGAACAGGGCGTGCTGGCACGCTACTGGTCAGACGACCAACTCAATTATGCCCTGGTGTGTGAAAGTGATTTTTCGCAATTACCGCTGGTGCGCAATTTACCGCAAAGGCTTTAG
- a CDS encoding chemotaxis protein CheW — MKEANTAIKESSADQPSLQVLTFLLDNEIYGTDISQIQEVLEYIKVTPVPRTPDFMLGVINLRGHVVPVVDLRRQFEMEVSEPTVDTCIVIVEIMVDDESTSMGLLADGVKEVVELEARSITSPPRIGSRIDTKFISGMCEHEDSLIIILNLSKIFSSDEISEVMDSVSSKAATAIETDSDDSE, encoded by the coding sequence ATGAAAGAAGCCAACACGGCCATAAAAGAAAGCAGTGCGGACCAGCCAAGTTTGCAGGTACTCACCTTTTTGCTGGACAACGAAATTTACGGCACAGACATTAGCCAAATACAGGAAGTGCTCGAATATATTAAGGTTACGCCAGTCCCCCGTACACCCGATTTTATGCTGGGCGTTATCAACCTGCGCGGGCATGTGGTACCTGTGGTGGACCTGCGCCGTCAGTTCGAGATGGAGGTGTCGGAGCCCACTGTCGATACTTGCATCGTGATCGTCGAAATTATGGTGGATGACGAAAGCACATCCATGGGCTTGCTTGCCGATGGGGTAAAGGAAGTGGTGGAGCTTGAAGCACGCTCGATTACATCCCCGCCTCGCATTGGTAGCCGAATTGATACCAAGTTCATAAGCGGCATGTGTGAGCACGAAGACAGCCTGATTATTATTCTGAACCTCTCCAAGATATTCTCATCAGATGAAATCAGCGAGGTTATGGATTCGGTCTCCAGTAAAGCCGCTACAGCTATCGAAACTGATTCTGACGATAGTGAATAG
- a CDS encoding STAS domain-containing protein, producing MTAVTCTTQNNRQTVAFGQELTIFQVDDIHQAMLLGIDFEKDVYLDLSQVKEFDTTGVQLLIALNMSLTSSGKKAYLSAASEDAQSCLALFNITDLFAPAHA from the coding sequence ATGACCGCAGTAACGTGCACCACGCAGAATAACCGGCAAACAGTAGCGTTCGGGCAGGAACTGACTATTTTTCAGGTAGACGATATTCACCAGGCAATGCTGCTCGGCATCGACTTTGAAAAAGATGTGTACCTCGACTTAAGCCAGGTAAAAGAATTTGATACCACCGGCGTGCAATTACTGATCGCACTGAATATGTCATTAACGTCAAGTGGTAAAAAAGCCTATCTCTCGGCTGCTTCGGAGGATGCACAATCCTGCCTGGCGTTATTTAATATCACCGATTTATTCGCGCCGGCGCACGCTTAG